The window TTCGAAGTTTCAACTCTGCATTTGCTTGCTaccacatttaaattaaattcaaactcTGGAAATGAACCAGCATctaaaaaacatacatttatttctgaatgcCAAATGCTATTATGCTAAGGGCCCTCGAAGCATGTTACTTCGATGTTCACGTGTTTCTCAGAGTCATTCCGATCAGACAATTTCTCACATTTTTACGAGTTTGCTGATCTTTGACTATATATGAAGGTGAAGAAAGCACAAGGAATGAACAACCAGACAGTACTCCCTCCTTATAATGACTCAACAGTACTGCAGCATCCTGTGTCCTCACACCTGTGGGGCAATCACACCTGGGAAACAGctgtttttgtatataatggGGGGGCCGTCGCCACTGGGCAATGACCTTAACTTCaggcttttctttttcatctggAAGAAGTTACAGAAGGATAGTCAATTCTACACAcaaatgttgttgtttaaattattttaaaggcttTAGGAGATGCAAAGACATCACTCCGACGTACAATTACATGCACTTCCTTAAGTATTACCCTGTAGCAGACGTTTAGAGACCACACCTAAAGTTTCCAGGCATTTATTGCAATCATTATCTTTCCATCACTGTcgcttttctatttttagagTTTTACAGTCTTCATGTATTCCAACATAGCTTTTACAACATAGCTTTTATTCTGAAAAACATGTACATAACCAACTGTATTTGAGAACATTGTGTATTACACATATTGTGAGTATGTGTAAGAGTTCAGTGGATTAGTATTCCTTTTGGAAATGGAAATCCCTCAGAGTGCATCATGTTCCCACCCATTGAATAATCCCAAGAGTCCTGCTCAGGTGAGTCAGTTCTTTTGATAATGGTTCTTGGTAACGCTTAAACTTTAcgctgtaaaatgtttaaactgtttGTGAATTTAGGTCTGAGTTGGctgatatttaatgttattcGTTTTTTGTAGGCTGCTTCCCTTCTTTggttaattaaatgaaacagaaaccgagagagagagaggaggtaTTAGTGTGCTTGAGTGACGACAGGTTCAGACAGTGTGACGATTGTGTGTGTCAGAGTAAGGTGAGTTGGGCCGAGAACACCGAGAGCGAGTGAGCAGAGTCACGCCAAAACAGCCAGGAGGTAAGTCACTTAACCTGCAGTGctcttgcttttgtttttgtctgttgttATTAATCAGCTTTTCTGTCCTCTGTATTTTGGCtttgtatgttatttttgtatgaatattttaagcTTATTATTATCAAGCAACCCTGAGATTGTCAAATGCTAAATAAGTCACTTTAtagaaatataagaaaaaaaaaactttaaaacatagcttttttttatgtgtttacaATACCAGATTATATGTGCTCCAATGCTGAACGCTATAGTTCCCCTACTATGTAGTATCACATAAAAAAGGTTTATGTGATACAATATTTGCTCTTAATTTGTAAAAGCCCAGCTTAATGCACGTGCTCATATGAATAACACAAAAAACGTGCAATAATCTCTGCACAGAATGACATATTTCTGAGTGGTTTTGAGTCAGAGTCATCTGACTTGGCACCAGCTGCAGTTCCAGCACGACCAACTGGAGTCAAAGTCAATGACAGGCTGGAGTTTATCTTATCAAAAAGTCATAAAGCAGAGAGTAGCCTGTCATTTTAGGAGACACGCTGTTCCTAAATAGGAACTTACTGATACGCCGTATACACACAGAATGAACTCTGAACAGTGTGCCCATGATGACGTGACTGATAAACACACATTAATGTGGGATTAAGGGGAGAGATAAACCTCAGGCCATGTAGATTTCATTTCGACAGTAGCCCCAAGGAGGCCCGCATGCCGCCGCTCTTCTTCTTTTGTTTGATTGTGTAAGGTATGCGTTCTGTTAATTGCGTCATGACAAATATATAGCTGATCTTTTCCCAACATTTTCAACAGATGACCATCATCACACGTCAAAGTCACATGTTTccttcttccttccttcctctttAGATCACAAAGACTGGATTAACATCTCTCCTGAGTTCACAAGACCATGACTATCGGCAGGAGCTCCAGAAAGAACAAGGCCCCTCGGTCTCCTCCTTTCCTGGACAAGGCTAATGGATTCTATGGGCGCTTGGATGAGATATTTGGAGATGATGTACAGATGGAGAGGGAGACCACGGACGAACAGATAGGAACTTTAAACCGGAGCACCCAAGACAATAGTACAGCTCCAGGCTGGATAGAAGAAGATGACCATGCAGGTGATTTTAACCAGGGCATGATGGAAGACGATGGGACCACTTTGCTAAAGAGAAAGCCCAGCAGACTGAGTCGCCGCTGGAGCAGGATGAGCTCCAGAAAGGGAAAATACGACAAGTTTTCCTCTGAAAAAGAACTTGGTAGTGAGACCAGCAAACCCACCTCGGTAGATCTAAACCCAGAGGTGCCACCAGCAACCCAAACCCTGGGAAACAGCAAAGAACCAGAACCGACTCTGGTCCATTTCTCTGTGAGGGAGCATGCCGATGACCAGATTCTGATATCAGGGAAGAATGAAGGAGAACGGGAAATGGAAGACTcaagaaaagagaagaagacAGAAGGCACACTGAATGAAGAGTCAATGGAAGTTGTTAAGAGGAACACTCTTAAGAATTATCGCAAGGTACAATTTAtggtttcattcattttgagaATCGAGTGATGTTCGGTTTCATTGGCGCTTCTAAAAATAATGCCTGCAACCCACACAGTCGAATTAATTATTCTAATGAgtcggttctttttagtgaatcaaacacaAACTGCTTACAACGGTGTAAGATTAGATTAGTTAATGACTGGTTGTTCACGTAAAACCATTTAGATAATGATCCAAATTAAACGTTAGGCAGACTCTGctaaaatttacaaaacaatagaagcccaatagaaaccatcacagaaatgctaatggttttcattaaaatacaattataaaccAGTAACTTTTTCCAGTAATTcctttttaagtgtattttggacacttttccattAGGAATTAGCGTAGAACCCATTACATATCAGTAGACACCATTACATTCTACCACTGTACAGTTTCaattataattcattaaatccattacattttctatagTGTTTTGGGCAGGCttctattgttttgttttttagcagAGGCATTTTATAAATACCTATAACTTACTTTTTAATATGGCCatacaaaatattgatttgcatttatgccacctgaaaaaatgtatattattatttctttatttttttcaaattttgttttgatgatggtttcattgtaaataaatctgAACATAACTGTGAAACCTTCGACGTTTCGTGCATCCTTCCCATAGGCCTATCTATTTATAGCCTAATATTTAACTCCTAGGGagttaatattatttgaaaggTCACTTGAGCGAGCAGGGCTATGGTTACTCTGTAACCATCTATGGTTTGAAGGAGATATTTTAGAGAGGCATGTGGGGTAAAGTTCCTTTTTCTGCACTGTGCAGAATAAGCAGTGTTTTATTACTGCTAGGGTCCATCACCCTATAACTGTTTACGTTTGCCGTAATATACCATGCTTGTCACTCATTTTCATCTCTCCACCCTACCTAAACACTAATAGGTATATCCTTACTCCCACCCTCTTATTAGTCCTTGTCTTGACCCATCTGTTAAATCACTATCAGTTTTCTGTTTGCACTTATATGGACAGATGATGTGAAGCAGGGACTAAAACACTTTTCAGTTGCACACAAGGTGACCTTGGTTAAAGGAATGCATGTGAATAACTCTGCCACCTCCATTTTGTCCTCTGGTTTCAGCTAATAAGGGcacattctttctctctcagagcAGTGACCCTGTAGAACTGAACAAACATAATCCTAACCTATGTTCTTATATAAAGGTCGTTTTGTGGGATAAACTGACTTTATCATTGTTGCTTTTCTTTTAGGCCGTGGATAGAGCTTTCCGCCGAGGATGGGAGACTTTCGTTGCCAATCTGTACAGTGTGACACTGACACCTATATCATCAACCTCCTCTTCATCCACACCATCAGACAAAACTGAATTGAACAGGAATCGTGTTTTAGCAGAATTCCGATAACAGTAGAACAGACTGATTTGTATTGTCAAATTGATGAGCGATTTcgattattaatttaaatgtgcattatatttaatatgcattgttGTTCTTGCATAAAAGTGATAGCCGTCGAATCTTGCTTTAAACCGATCATTATGTAACCTGACATGAAAGGTCaatatttgaactttttatcagtgtttaaaTTTGTTATCACAGTGCTAACTAAGGAGACGTCTACCTGATCTTTGCTCCCTTGTGAGGAAACATGAGGCCTGTGCTATTAATTATACAACGTGgacaaaacttttttatttgatgtgataaatgtttttgagctgTGAAAAGTAGAAGAGTTTCTGTACTTTGGCGATGAGCATATATAACAGGTTATGAACTCTTAAAAAAATCTGGGagctcatgttttttttttggttgtttattGTCATCCACTGGTAACATCACTGGCAGTGAAGTATATAAATAACTGAGCCAAGAGATGTAGTGAAGAtggcttttgttttcttgagaCATATTTATCTTCTTTAACTTACGTGCTGAACCCAGTTTCCTGATGCCATTTAGgagaatttttatttctaacgttttattttatctgcATTGTGACATCAAAGCAGTGCttataataaaaaggaaaagtggGGAAAAAATCAATCTGTTTGGCTTGATTCTGTTCTACTTTAGAAAAGTGTATCGCTGTTTCtcttaaagcaaaaaataaaaatacaaatattatataaaaaaaaaaaaaaattgggaccaacataaaccaaaatatatatgaacCATATCAACCACAATGATTAACAAgactcttttgttattttaagaataaaattgtgcgtgcgtgtgtgtgtgtgtgtgtgtgtgtgtgtgtgtgtgtgtgtgtgtgtgtgttaagaatTATcgcacacacaacacacacttttATACACACTTAACATAGCAAAAACGTCACGTTAAACATTGTGGTTGTGCTCTTATAATTACTGAGTGAGTTTGATCATTAGGATGGGTTTTCTGGATAATAGATGcatacagaaaacaaacacatagaTGTACACATAGATACATAGATGTAAGAGTACATTGAATCGATTTCTTGTTTCAAATCTGTTTTAGGCCTACCAGTTCCTTTTTACTGGTGCAGATGTGATGCCATCTAGTGGAAAACGCGATGCCTAAAATGGACAgttaggattttttttacttgtttcttATATTACAAATCAACCAGCAACAAAGCAGCTGTATTCCTGTAATGCTCGTATACATGTGTTACACGTTCAAATAGTGTTATACGTTATTTTGCCTCTTAGTGTCTGCGCCCACTATGCTGCATTTAACACTTTTCTAATACGCTTTTACATATCTTTTGTGAGGGGAACGTTacagtttgttattttagtaaattatataaacCTTAATGTcatataactatataattttTGATGTCAAATGtttacctttaatttttttttttttttttcttcaacaaaATCAATGTTGGCGCCTTTAAATGTAATCCAGTAACCTCATTGGTTGTTTGTAAAATGGGCGTGGATTTTACGTGACAAGAATAAAATGCGCCGACACCTTCTCGTCGTTCTTTTTGGAGCAGCTTCTTCTCTGGTAAGGTGTCTTTCTCTATATTCATGTTACCTATAACTTAGTCGTTCAGCGTTTTATTTCGACTTTCTACAAAAGGTTCTTAGGTTATGTATGTATTCCTCTTTTCGTAGCGTGCATCATTAGGCCTTTGTAAGTCTATAGGCCTTAATATTTCTAGGTGTTTTCATTCCGTTGGCCCACGAGGCTGTGATTGTATCCAAAACCATCCTGgcttatatattaatattatttgagtTCTTACCATTTATTATCAAAGTTTAGATGTTACTGTAGCTTGAGTAAAACGCATTTGTTGCtagattgcttttttttaagcttttagtGAGCTCTCAATGATGATAACTTTCACAGACCTGTACTGAAATACTGTGATTGCACTTTTATTTATCTGATGAGAGACTTGAATTTTGCGttgaaatttgatttgaaacctTTTGTGTTCTGGAAGCTTCAAATGCAAGCATTTCTTAACTGAACTGTTTTTTTGCAGCTCTTTTAACCATGACGATAATGAAGTGCATGGGCACGTGGGAAggtgagtatttttttttttttgctattgatATTTTGTGGCCCGTTTCTAATTTGATTATCACTtgttttatgcaattatttcaTTAAGCTCTTCTTGAGTGCACAATATTCTACTTGCATTATGGAAGGCCTTTACATGCTAGTTGAAGAGGTTTGAGGGCCCTGATAAAACTAGGGTAATATCTATGAAACTGCTTTTTCCTAAATGCAATGTATAGTTCCCCAGGTAAACTACACTTCCATACTAAAGATCATTTAAGTGTACTCaaatgtgctattttgagacaccatgactatgaactaaaatacatttaacatgcCCTTTTTTGTATTTGGTTACCACTTATTACTTGACTGTACTGTtgtaaagtgcattttagttcattcaCTCTCAAAATGGCACAGACAAGTACATAAGAATCCTAGGTAAAAACACAAACGTTAGTATAATTGATTTAAGAACTTATTTCTAttgtttaggttttgaattgtGTCCTTCCGCACCCAAGAAATGAGTGCATCTGAGCTGTGAATGATTTGGCATCCAGTGCTACTGTGATGATTACTGAATTCTCTCTTCCTGAATATTGATGCAACCGTTCTAAACTGAGTAGCACTGGACATCTAGCACAGTGTCAAGCTTTACTGTTAGTTTGTAATGCAGGcacttaatgtgtgtgtgttttgtagtttCTGGTCCACCTGCTGGGATGAGTAGACTGAGATCTGATAAATTCAAGGTAAGCTCAACTGTTGAGGGTACTCCTTAAGactcaacattttaaatgatgatttCAAAAGACAAGCATATATCTGAATTCCAGTGATGTTTGCCATGTTCTGACAATGCAGATGACTGGAGTCCAGTCCCATCCTTTATTGTGTGAACTAAtggttctgttttatttttaggtccCCTCTACATGAAATCTGAGAGAATGATGACCATGGCTTGTGTTGGTAAGTAGTTTTGACAGATTATTTTGGTTTCAAATCTGATTGTCTGAAGtgattttaaactttataactGGACGACAGTTGTCATATGGCATTCTAGTCACTAAAGTATGATCAGACCGTATGACTGTACAGTGCTTGGTGTTTGTACTATTGGCTACGTCCTGTTCTTACAAATGCCTGTTTCTAGGTCATCCCCTTTTATCTGTTGTGGTGGTCATGCTGCGTCGTGATGATGAGGTGAGTGTCCTATCATTAGTTCTCTAACCTGTCTTTTGAGATCTCCAACCACATCTTTGTatgtctacatttttaaataaaagattaaagtTGGCTCTGAGTCTGCAAGACTTGAAATGGGAGTCCCCAGGAcaggtttgagaaccactgttcTATCTGGACTGCGTTATTGTCCCGTGGTATCAGTCACAAACCCTGATTAGATCACGTTCACTTCCTTCTGTAtcttcaaactttttttttttttttttttttttttttttttttaaatgtctcctAGGTAGTGTCAGCACAGTGAGCTTTAAGGACCCCCAACTCCCAAGGTATTTCggctcattttaaatgtagtctGTTGCTCAGTCTCTGTGATGAAGATTCTTAGCTCACTTTGAACCCATGTGAAAAGTCAGAACATCTGAGAGCTTTTATTcgctctttttgttttgtttttgttttaacactttaaagTAATGATGCCTTTTACACTTCACAGGGCTGTTCAAGACTGAGTGGTTAAAGTCCTTTTTGATACTAGGTAAGGTTACTTGTCCTCACGTGTTATTTATACTCTGTCCCTCTGTAACGTATGATTATTTTCTTGGAATCTCGTTCGTCTGAAATCCTGTTGataaattttattaatgacGTTACAAATGTTTCAtctatgttttgtatgtttactGTATGTAAAGTGACACccagactttttttcttttcctgaaAGGGTTCCGTACCTACAGTACAGTCAACAggtaaatatgcatttaattccaTTGATCTTTTAGTTGACTTTGTAGCCCTTGGTGCTCAATTCCCTCTGTAACGCGTGATGGACTTTTAGTCTCGTTCGTCTGAAGTTTTGATGAATTAATATTACTGATGTTACAAATTTTGCACTTTGTagcttttgcatttttgttgagCTCTCCCATCTGAAGTTCTCTTATCTTACAGGTGGCAAACCTGATGACAAATTCAAAGGTGACAATCGTTCCTAATTGAATATTGCAGTTGGTCCTTTTATGATGTATCATGCACATGTCTTACGTCCTGTGTCAACACCAGAACCTGAAAAGGTGAACCCACTGGTGCTGCCTGGGCAATAAGGGGATGACTTGTTGGTTTCCAACTGTCTGAAAAGGACTAGCTTTAGTGTAGATGGTTTTTCTTCCCCTTCTGTTTCCTAATACTTTTCTTGCTGATTTTTTGTAGGACCGCAGTGGGACGTTCTGCTCCCTTGAAAAATGCTGAAGTTGGTATGCATTTGTTTACAGCTCAGTTCTTGTTGGTTGacttattttaaactataaaagGATGTACTTTTATCGCCCCAGTCTGATGTAATTATGACTGATTCGATTATTCtgattttgtaaatgcatacaatttttaaatctaCTGGTTTGAGACCTCTTGTGACACTCTCACCTTTCTTTAGGTTGCTGTTGAACTGGCTGAAACCTGATGTTCATCCATGCAACATCTGTTCCTAGTGTATTCTGTGGACTTGGGTTCTGCACCCTTGAGTATATTGGCTGACCATAAAGGTTTgtgttcttgttgtttttgacccattttaaaataaaaaggatgtACTTTTATCGCCCCAGTCTGATGTAATTATGACTGATTCGATTTATTCtgattttgtaaatgcatacaattttaaatCTACTGGTTTGAGACCTCTTGTGACACTCTCACCTTTCTTTAGGTTGCTTAAAATTGGCATACAAGTTGAAACCCGGATGACACTGGCTGAAACCCTGATGTTCTTCCCTGTGCTGTTGTTGCAAAATAAATGGGTTCTGAATCAGtggttgggttttttttttttttttttttttttttttttttttcctctcctccaATGATCTAAATGGAAATGAGCCTTTAGAAGTGCAATTTGGCTTTGGAACTTGTACATCATGAACCAGCAAACTTAAACCGAAGTGTTAGGTCATTACAGAAAGAgccttttaaatgcaatatcGAGTGTTTAGTGAAGTTGCTGGTAATCTCTTAAGGAATATTAATGCTCAGTTATACTTGAATGAAAGTTACTATAGAACAAACTTGGGTATAGTCTAAAAACCAAAAGGAAAAAGTACAGACTTCTTAAAGTGTTCTTATGGGAGATCAATTGTAAAGTTACTGAAGCAGCCACCCTCAGgctagagcagtggttcccaaccggtgtgcctcaaatttcaactttttttttttattaaggcagaatcagtgtaaacagtattctcatatcatctaggactaggtataaagttgttgcatgcaaactctcgaaatgaaataataaaaaaaaagctatggagattttaaatatctatttccttataagggcgccgggaacttttgaaaggctttccaagggtgcctcaaacaagaaaaggttgggaaccactgggcTAGAGACTAATTTAACACCAGTAAAAAGGCAGGGTTTTTTTGCCAGACATCATAGCTGAGATATTTAAATCTTGAATAGCACACAAGGAAAACTAACAgcttgcatttgtttttaagcaaatgGCTTTCTCTGCAGGCCTTTCAAAAACACTACCTGGTGGTGGTAGTACAGCTATTTCAGACACGAGCATTGCACATTCAGTCCAATAAGATTGTTTATTGTCCATCTCAAAAGCGTGCAAACATTCAGTCAGCTGTAAAGATCCGAGCTGCTATATCATCAAGTAGCCAGTCCACACCTGTTAGCAGGTTCTCTCCTGTAACAGCACTGCATCCAACTATGCACCAGTGATGGGTCTTAATGTCATCAAGGGCTAAAACCTAGAAACATCcaggaaaaatattttagagatTCCAACTAACTGCAAGACGGTTTCAACAAAACACAGACTCACCTCTCGAATGGCATCTTTTGATAAAGCACCAGGTAGATCCTGTTTGTTGGCAAAAACTAACAGAGTAGCTCCTGCTAATCGCTGTTCAGGAGAAATCATTAATCAAACAGTGTAATGTATACAGGAAAACcaacacattttattcaaaccTGGCcttttacattcattaaaagATGCTGACTAAACATCAAAATCTGACCATTTAATTTCCAATTCTATAAGATTAGATCGAAGTACAGATATTGGTCATCTCACCTCTTCTAGTAATAAAGCACTCAGCTCTTTCCTGCAGTCCTCAAGTCTTAATCTGTCAGCGCTGTCCACTACCCACAACAGTCCATCTGTACTCTCAAAATAATTCCTCCAGTATGATCTTAGTGACTTCTGGCCACCCACATCCCAGATATTCAGCTTAAACCTAGTCAGTGTgaagaaaaagaacaacaaaaaacacttgGCTATTACATAGAGTAACATTGGTAAACAAAGTttatatctctgtgtgtgtatatgtatgtatgggTCAAAGACATCCGCATTAAAGGAAATTTGCAAAACTGATTTTATGTCcatgaaaaacacattatatggctagtaaagtgtctacttttaaggttttaagatacgttttttaaaaaaacaatgttgaaataatgttacattgtcattcagtgtaacacaatatttttgtctgacttgaacattaaaatatacaaaagaatAAGGGAGCATataaaattttgaattaaaaccTAGGATATTGCAAATTTgtaaaacatctgtaaaaatgacaattagTTAGTGgatgttttctgtaaatcaggaagaaaaatttttttactcagaaaaacaaaattgttattaaattaatcagaattttttttacaatttaaaggaGTATTGAACTTACGTATTTATGCTTAAACCCCTTTACACCTGTtaaacctttatatatatatatatatatat is drawn from Puntigrus tetrazona isolate hp1 chromosome 7, ASM1883169v1, whole genome shotgun sequence and contains these coding sequences:
- the sb:cb1058 gene encoding uncharacterized protein sb:cb1058 produces the protein MTIGRSSRKNKAPRSPPFLDKANGFYGRLDEIFGDDVQMERETTDEQIGTLNRSTQDNSTAPGWIEEDDHAGDFNQGMMEDDGTTLLKRKPSRLSRRWSRMSSRKGKYDKFSSEKELGSETSKPTSVDLNPEVPPATQTLGNSKEPEPTLVHFSVREHADDQILISGKNEGEREMEDSRKEKKTEGTLNEESMEVVKRNTLKNYRKAVDRAFRRGWETFVANLYSVTLTPISSTSSSSTPSDKTELNRNRVLAEFR
- the arl2 gene encoding ADP-ribosylation factor-like protein 2, with product MGLLTILKKMKHKEREMRLLMLGLDNAGKTTILKKFNGEDVSTISPTLGFNIKTLEHRGFKLNIWDVGGQKSLRSYWRNYFESTDGLLWVVDSADRLRLEDCRKELSALLLEERLAGATLLVFANKQDLPGALSKDAIREVLALDDIKTHHWCIVGCSAVTGENLLTGVDWLLDDIAARIFTAD